DNA sequence from the Entomomonas asaccharolytica genome:
TGTTAGAGCCAATAATACTAATCCACCTAACAATATTTTTTTCATAAGAAGAACCTCTGTTAATTAAGAATAAGTTGTTCTTATGATATAAATAATTAGCTATTAAGTAAGTTAGACGATGGTCATAGTATTTGCTGTGGTTTAAGAGTATGTTAAAAGTGGTTAGAGGGTGTTTTTAGAGGTTGTTTTATAAATCTGTAACAAGTAATAATTTATCGTAAACAAATGGTTTATTCAATGGTCTTAATGTAATAGTAGGTTAAGGGTGATATTGTATATTTGCCCTTGAATAGTTGGCGCATAATACCCATTTAATTAAAAAACTTGAGGGTTGATATTGATATGCAATTTATTGATTATTATAAAGTATTAGGAGTAGAGCCTACTGCTGATGATAAGACGATTAAGGCTGCTTATCGTAAGCTGGCGCGGCAGTATCATCCTGATGTAAATAAAGAGGCAGGAGCAGAAGATAAGTTTAAAGAGGTTGCTGAAGCCTACGATGTATTAAAAAGCCCAGAAAAAAGGGCTGAATTTGATCAGTTACGTGAATATGCACAACATGGAGGTAATTTTGAGGTACCTCCTAATTGGCAATCACAAGCAGGTGCTGGAAATGGTGGTTTCCATTTTGAAACAGATGGGGATATGGGCGATTTCTCAGACTTCTTTGAGTCTATATTTGGTGCAGGACGTCGTGCAAGCAGCGCACGAAGTAATACTGGCAGTGCTGGATTTTCTTTTAAACGAGCTGGGCGTGATATTGAGTTAGAGTTACCCATCTTTCTAGAAGAAGTTGTTTCTGGTGATTCAAAAGCGATTAGTTTCAAAGTTCCTAGCTATGATGCTAATGGTCAGAGACAAGCGGATATTACTAAAAGCTTAAATGTAAAAATCCCAAAAGGAGTTGTATCAGGTGAACGTATCCGTTTAAAAGGACAGGGCGCACCTGGAATTGGAGGCGCAGCTTGTGGTGATTTGTATTTAATTATAAAATTTGCTCCTCATCCTGATTTTGATGTTAAAGACTATGATTTGACTTTATCATTACCAATAGCGCCTTGGGAGACTGCATTGGGTGCTAAAGTAGCTATCCCTACATTAGCAGGTAAAGTAAATATTAATATTCCTGAAAATAGTCAAGCAGGCCAAAAGTTTAGGGTTAAAGGCAAAGGTTTACCTAAGAAAAAAGATGGCGATGCTGGTGATTTATATGTGATGTTAAAGGTAGTTATGCCTCCAACATTAAATGAAGAATCCAAGACTTTATGGCAAGAACTTGCAGCTAAGAATTCTTTTGATCCACGTACAGGGGGTAAAAAGTAATGGTTACTGTGTATGTTTATAATGTACGAGAATTATGCCAAGCTATTCATATTTCTGAACATTCTCTAGTTGAAATTGTAGAGCATGGTATTGTCGAACCAGAAGGTGAGTCTATCTCAGAGTGGGTATTTGATACACAAGCATTAGCACTGGTTAGAAAGGCAGTGCGTTTACAACGTGATTTGGAACTGGATTGGTCTGCTACAGCCTTAGCTATTAGTTTGTTGGAGCAAATTGATCAATTACATACAGATAATGAATACTTGAAACGGCGCTTAAAAAGGCTAGAGTTGACTCAAATTAAGTTGCTTTAAAGTATTAACTATTTGTTAGTTCGATAGTTATCTTTTTTGATACAAAAAAAACGTGCATATTTTTCCGTTATTGGGTATTTTCAGGTAAACTAACCAATAGTTTTAATCCTACGTTTAGAGATGAGTTGAATTTATATGTCAGACGCTCATGCCACCTTATTAATAATTGATGATGATAGAGTGGTACGTGCGAGTATAGCGGCCTATCTAGAAGATAGCGGCTTTACCGTATTACAATCAGCAGATGGTGCCGAGGGGCTAGCGATATTTGAAAGCAAGCGTCCTGATTTGGTTATTTGTGATTTACGAATGCCAAGACTAGGTGGCATTGATCTGATACGACATATTGTGAAGATAGATCCAGAGCTTCCCGTAATAGTCGTTTCTGGTGCAGGCGTTATGAACGATGCTGTAGAAGCTTTACGTTTAGGCGCTGTTGATTATTTAATTAAACCTATTGAAGACTTAGCTGTTCTTGAACATTCAATAAAACGCAGTTTAGAACGTGCCAAGTTAGCAAAAGAGAATCATCTCTATCAATTGCAGTTGCAAGAAAGCCTTAATTTATTAAAAGAAGACCAAGATGCAGGGCATCGGGCGCAGATGAATATGCTACCTGAAACGCCTTGGAATACTAATGGTTTGCATTTTGCTCACAAAGTTATTCCTTCATTGTATCTGTCTGGTGACTTTGTGGATTATTTTCGCATAGATGATGAACGAGTTTTCTTTTATTTGGCGGATGTTTCTGGGCATGGTGCTTCTTCTGCATTTGCTACTGTTTTATTAAAATTTATTACAACTAGTTGGTTGTATAAATTGCATCGCAAGGGATTGGTTAGGGATTTAAAGCCATCTATTTTATTAGGCCATATTAATAAAGGACTGATAGATAGTAAAATAGGCAAGCATGTAACCATGGTAATGGGTATAATTAATGAAAAAAATAATACACTCACTTATACAATGGGGGGGCATTTGCCGCTCCCTGTGCTGAATAGCGAAGGAAAAGGGCATTATTTAGAGGGAACTGGGAAGGTTGTAGGCTTGTTTGAGGACGCTGTGTTTGAAGATATTAAAATACAGTTACCAACAAGTTATACATTAACGTTATTGTCTGATGGTATTTTGGATTTATTGCCTGGTAATGATCTTAAGGAAAAAGAGGTATTGCTTCCCAAATTGATTGCAGAAAATGATGGTTCATTAGAGTCATTATTAAACGCACTAGGTTTGGCTGAGTTAGAAGCATCACCAGATGATATATCATTATTGTTTATACGCGGAAACGCCATATGAGTATTGAGCATTCAACAGGGAAGATTTTATACACTGAACAGGATGATCTATTTGTTTTAAAATTAACAGGAGATGTTCGTTTAACATTATGTACAGCTCTTGATACAGCAATTTCCAAGCTGTTTGCTGAAAATAAATTTAAAGGTGTTACTTTAGATTTAACAGAGGCAGTGAGTTTAGATAGTACAACATTGGGTTTATTAGCTAAGTTGTCTATTTTAGCTAAGCAATCAATTAATGTGTTGCCTACTTTAGAAACTTCTAATGAAGATATTATTCGTTTATTAGATTCTATGGGTATTAAAGATTCTTTTAATATAACAGAAGGTAAGCAAGAACAATGGCTTGACCTTAAAGATTTAACTTCTGATGTTTGCTCTGAAGCTTTTGTAAAAGAGAAAGTATTAGAAGCTCATAAAATCTTAATGGATGTTAATGATAATAATAAAGCGGCATTTAAGGACCTAGTAAGTACTTTAGAGGCACAATAACTAAAATGACATAGTTTTTAATTAGAAAAGACCACTTATAAGTGGTCTTTTTTATGTGAGCTAGTTTTTTACACGCTGTAAGCGAACGCGTAGTTTACGATTAGAGATGTATTGTGCATACGCATTACCACCAACAGCAGTAGCAATCCCTATGATTACAATAGCAAAAAATACTTGCGTGGGTAGTGAGGTTAAATAACCTGATACAGAAGCAATTACTAAGCTTACAGCGATCAATACTAGGACTATACGAGGCACTATAGTGATATATAAGCAAGGATTACCAAAGTTGGCAAAACGGCTTCTTTCTTCTTTATCTACTAGTGCAATAGGATTTTTACAAAAAGGACAGCTAATACTTTGTTCAGCGCGCAATGCTTGTTGTTGCTTAGAATTAAGATGAAAAGGTCTGTTACAGCAATCAGGAAAGCCTTGGGCTCCTAATACAAATTTAATCATAAAGGCTCAATCATTGGTTAAAAAGTAAATTAATTAATAGTGGTTATCTACTATAATAACATCATAAAGTAAAAATAAAGGTGTTTAATAGCAATTTTGCTGAGAGTTTAGGTAATGGCAGATAAAGTTAAACGGTTTTGGGAAACTAAAACATTACAGGAAATGACCACAGAGGAGTGGGAAGCCTTATGTGATGGCTGTGGACTATGTTGTTTACAGAAATTGCAAGATGATGAAGATGATAGTGTTTACTACACACGTATTGCCTGTAAATTATTGGATTTAAAAACCTGTCAATGCCAACACTATACTGATCGTAAACAATATGTGGCCAATTGTATTCAGATTACGGTAAAAGATATTGATAGTTTTCAT
Encoded proteins:
- a CDS encoding DnaJ C-terminal domain-containing protein, which encodes MQFIDYYKVLGVEPTADDKTIKAAYRKLARQYHPDVNKEAGAEDKFKEVAEAYDVLKSPEKRAEFDQLREYAQHGGNFEVPPNWQSQAGAGNGGFHFETDGDMGDFSDFFESIFGAGRRASSARSNTGSAGFSFKRAGRDIELELPIFLEEVVSGDSKAISFKVPSYDANGQRQADITKSLNVKIPKGVVSGERIRLKGQGAPGIGGAACGDLYLIIKFAPHPDFDVKDYDLTLSLPIAPWETALGAKVAIPTLAGKVNINIPENSQAGQKFRVKGKGLPKKKDGDAGDLYVMLKVVMPPTLNEESKTLWQELAAKNSFDPRTGGKK
- a CDS encoding chaperone modulator CbpM; this translates as MVTVYVYNVRELCQAIHISEHSLVEIVEHGIVEPEGESISEWVFDTQALALVRKAVRLQRDLELDWSATALAISLLEQIDQLHTDNEYLKRRLKRLELTQIKLL
- a CDS encoding response regulator → MSDAHATLLIIDDDRVVRASIAAYLEDSGFTVLQSADGAEGLAIFESKRPDLVICDLRMPRLGGIDLIRHIVKIDPELPVIVVSGAGVMNDAVEALRLGAVDYLIKPIEDLAVLEHSIKRSLERAKLAKENHLYQLQLQESLNLLKEDQDAGHRAQMNMLPETPWNTNGLHFAHKVIPSLYLSGDFVDYFRIDDERVFFYLADVSGHGASSAFATVLLKFITTSWLYKLHRKGLVRDLKPSILLGHINKGLIDSKIGKHVTMVMGIINEKNNTLTYTMGGHLPLPVLNSEGKGHYLEGTGKVVGLFEDAVFEDIKIQLPTSYTLTLLSDGILDLLPGNDLKEKEVLLPKLIAENDGSLESLLNALGLAELEASPDDISLLFIRGNAI
- a CDS encoding STAS domain-containing protein, which translates into the protein MSIEHSTGKILYTEQDDLFVLKLTGDVRLTLCTALDTAISKLFAENKFKGVTLDLTEAVSLDSTTLGLLAKLSILAKQSINVLPTLETSNEDIIRLLDSMGIKDSFNITEGKQEQWLDLKDLTSDVCSEAFVKEKVLEAHKILMDVNDNNKAAFKDLVSTLEAQ
- a CDS encoding YcgN family cysteine cluster protein, yielding MADKVKRFWETKTLQEMTTEEWEALCDGCGLCCLQKLQDDEDDSVYYTRIACKLLDLKTCQCQHYTDRKQYVANCIQITVKDIDSFHWLPPSCAYRRLAENDKLPDWHPLLTGEPATTIKSGITMSGKMLSETTVSEDKWEDYLIFRVG